ACTCTTCAAACTCCGGTCCGTGAAGCTCCCGGCTGTGCAGCTCCAGGGCCTGACGCCAGCTGCGGGCGGTGGCGGGCTGCACCACCACTCCATTGCGGGCCGCATCCACAGCACTCTGGAGGAGTCTTGGAAAGGGCAGTCGTCCAAAGCGGCGCCACATCTCCGCCCAGGCGCCCGCCGCTCCCGGCACCGTCACCGGGGTCCAGCCGAAGCGGGGTACTTCCCTTTGGCCGGAGAGAGCCCGCGCTGAAATGGACGCGGGCGAACAGCCGCTGCCGTTGAGGCCGTAGAGCCGCCTCCCGTTCCAGATCAGGGCAAAGGCGTCGCTGCCCAGGCCGTTGGAGGTGGGCTCCGCCACCGTCAGCACAGCTGCGGCGGCAATGGCTGCGTCCACGGCGTTTCCCCCCTCTTTGAGAACGTCCAGCCCCGCCTGGGCGGCAAGAGGCTGGGAGGCGGCCACGGCGCATCGGCCGAAGATCACCCCTCGCCGGGAGGGATAGCGCCGCTCCAGCGGGTCAAAGTTCATTGGCCTGCCGCGCTTTCATCCACCCCTCGATCTCGTTGAGGTTTTTCGCCATGACAAAGTCGCCGCCCTCTTTCAGCGTGCGGAGCATCTCCTCCTCCGCCTCCGTGCGCTGGGGCTTCGCCTCTAATTTTTCGCCCATCATCTTGCTCATGTAGAGCATCATCCAGCGGTTCAGGCCGTGGAGCTTTTTGTAGTCAATGCCGCCCTGGAGATAGAAGAGGCCCACATCCTCCGCCACACCGCAGTTGACGCGCATCTGCCGGGTGGCCTCCGGATCCGGCGCATAGGCGCCGCAGGCGGCCACCCCCCGGACCTGATACCATTTTGCGGCCTGGCGTATGCCGGAGATCGTACCGGCCATTACCCAGCCCATGTAAAAGACCTCCTCGCCCTTGGCCAGCGCGCTTCTGGCCTCCGGCAGGGTGTAGGCCGGGAGGCCGGTGCTCTTGGAGAGCATCCGGGCATAGCGCTCCGTGTGGCCCGCCTTGGAGGTATAAACGATCGCTTTCATTTCTTTTCCTCTTTCTTCTCTTTTTTCCGGCGCTTGCCGATCAGCTCCTCCTGGATCACCTGGGCCTTGCTCAAAAAGAGCTTCCGGAATGCGTAGAGAAGCACATCCCGGGTCTCCTTGTCCATATCCGCCATGGCCTTCACCATGGCGGCCGCCGTCTTGAACCCGTCCTCCGTCAGCTCGGTCAGCGTCTTTGCGTCAGCACCGGAGAGGATGTCAAAGAGTCCCTCCGTAAACCGGCGGCGCTGCTCATCGCTCATGCCGGAGATCCAGCCCTTCAGCGTCAGGTCGTTGCGCCAGCGCTCCGGAGCATCCTCGGTTAGATGGACGAATCCGGTTCCCATAACCTCCCAGGAAAAGCCGTCGTGCTGCAAGATTCCTTTCTGGTCGCTTTTGACCAGGGTAAAGGTCTCCTCGTGCTCCATGATCATCCCCACCACGGAGGACTGGGGCACAATGGTGGTGATCCGGTCCGCAATCCGGGTATGCTCCGCCTTTTGCAGCATGCTGGTGCGAAAACCGGGCCCGTCGTTGTTGTACACGCTCAGGATTCTGCGCTGGATGGCCGCGCCGCAGTGAACCGCGCTGTATACCGCCAGGTTTCCCCCCTTGGAGTGGCCGCCGATGCGCAGCTTCCGCCGCCGGTGCTGGGCGGCCACGGAGCGGAGGTACGATACGGCCTCCCGCTGGGCGGGGACCACATCCATGAAGCTCATGTTGAAATCCTCTTTCCACCCCACGATGGTGTCGTCCGTGCCACGAAAGGCGACATACAGGCTGCCGTCACCCAATTCCGCCGTGCAGGCGGCGAACTGAAGCCCCTGCTCCTCGTCCAGACGGTCGGTAAAGCAGCTGAGCACCATGCCGGAAAACCGGAGGCTTCCCGCCGCCTTTTCCAGCAACTCCGGAATGCGGTCGGGCACGATCAGGCCCATGTCCTCCTCCCGGTCGGGATGCAGCTTGAAATAGTCCTCCGCCGCCTTTTTCAGCGGGACGCCCGCTCCGCCGCCCACCGGCGGCACAATGTCCTCAAAATCCAGAAAGGAAAGCTCCGCCAGGATCAGGTTATCCACCTCGTTAAACGGTGACATCGCAAAGGTCAGGTCTCCGCGCCAGTCAATATAGTCCAGCAGATTTGCCACACGCAATCCTCCATCCGGCCGAGTTCACCCGGCAATCTATGTGGTATTATACGCCGAAAAAGCATTTTTGAAAAGAGGTCTAATTGGGACGTGCCCTTCATATCGTGTACTATTCATCAACAACAGAGGTGTACGGATATGACAAACAGTAAAAACCAGGTGGAGCTGTGGGGCGTCCCGGAATCCTCCCCCGTCCTCTCCCACGAAAATCACGGTCAGACTTTCTATCAGTTCCCGCTGGCAGTGCCCCGCCTCTCCGGCCAGGCGGACCGGCTGCCGGTGCTGCTGCCCATGTCCCTGAGGGATCAGGTGCATCAGGACGTCCCCCTGCGCCTGAGCGGACAGCTGCGCTCGTTCAACAACAAGAGCGGCCAGGGAAACCGTCTGGTGATCACCGTCTTCGCCCAATCCATCTCCCCTGGTGACGGGGAAACCCGCAATGAGATTCAGCTCACCGGCGTCATCTGCAAGGCTCCTGTTCTGCGCCGCACGCCATTGGGGCGAAACATCTGCGACATCATGCTGGCCGTGGGACGCCATTACGGCCGGGCCGACTATCTGCCGGTCATCACCTGGGGCCAGCTGGCTCTGCGCGCCGGCGCCATGCAGGTGGGAGACCCTCTGGCCCTGGAGGGGCGGGTACAGAGCAGGACCTACACAAAGCTCATCGACGGCGTCCCCCAGGAGCGCATCGCATACGAGGTCTCTGTGATGCATCTTCTGGACCCGGAAGAGGATGCGGCTACATAAAGAAAAGAGCGCGGAACAATCCGCGCTCTTTTTCACTGTCTTCTTGCAAGGGTGTAGTCGTCGCCGGGCTGATAATAGGGGCAGCGATCCGCCTCCGCCCGCAGGAACCGGGCCATTTCGTCCTCATCCAGGTCCATTTCACAGACGCAGGCGTCTATCTCCTCATCGTAGTCATAGTGAAAACAGTCCTCGCATTTCGATCTTCCGGCCAAAAGACTCCCTCCCTCT
This window of the Dysosmobacter acutus genome carries:
- a CDS encoding DUF2974 domain-containing protein, producing the protein MANLLDYIDWRGDLTFAMSPFNEVDNLILAELSFLDFEDIVPPVGGGAGVPLKKAAEDYFKLHPDREEDMGLIVPDRIPELLEKAAGSLRFSGMVLSCFTDRLDEEQGLQFAACTAELGDGSLYVAFRGTDDTIVGWKEDFNMSFMDVVPAQREAVSYLRSVAAQHRRRKLRIGGHSKGGNLAVYSAVHCGAAIQRRILSVYNNDGPGFRTSMLQKAEHTRIADRITTIVPQSSVVGMIMEHEETFTLVKSDQKGILQHDGFSWEVMGTGFVHLTEDAPERWRNDLTLKGWISGMSDEQRRRFTEGLFDILSGADAKTLTELTEDGFKTAAAMVKAMADMDKETRDVLLYAFRKLFLSKAQVIQEELIGKRRKKEKKEEKK
- a CDS encoding single-stranded DNA-binding protein translates to MTNSKNQVELWGVPESSPVLSHENHGQTFYQFPLAVPRLSGQADRLPVLLPMSLRDQVHQDVPLRLSGQLRSFNNKSGQGNRLVITVFAQSISPGDGETRNEIQLTGVICKAPVLRRTPLGRNICDIMLAVGRHYGRADYLPVITWGQLALRAGAMQVGDPLALEGRVQSRTYTKLIDGVPQERIAYEVSVMHLLDPEEDAAT
- a CDS encoding DUF6472 family protein, which codes for MAGRSKCEDCFHYDYDEEIDACVCEMDLDEDEMARFLRAEADRCPYYQPGDDYTLARRQ